GGGGGAGTAGAAGTGTTCATTTTATACTCTTTAACCCAGCGAAAGATATTTTTATCGGATGTGCCTAATCGGTGAGCAACCTCAGAAAGCTTCATTTGTTGCTCTACAACTAATTGGATTGCACCTTGTTTAAATTCTGGCGTGTAAGTCTTCTTCTTTTTGGTCATAACTTCTTCCAACAACACATGTGGCTATTATCTCTTAGTCATAACGCTCCCGCAGAGCGGGAGGCTTGACAGCATGAGCAGCCCCAAGGGCTGCCAATGTTAAAGTTCAGTGTTTAAAATTAGCTTCTGTGTTAAAAATCACCCTCTTCATCCGTGCCTTTTCCATCTAGTTGCTCTTGGTTTCGAATATACTTTCTAATCTGCTCTTCTTCGAATCCAACTGTTGAAATCGCATAACCTCTTGCCCATAACGACTCCCCATTGAAGTTTCTTTTCCTTCCACTAAATTGCCTTGCAACTGCTATGGCACTTTTACCTTTTAAATACCCTACTATTTCTGATACAGCATATTTTGGCGGTATCGCAATCAACATATGAACATGGTCCTGCACCATATGCCCTTCCAAAATCCTACAACGTTTTTGACCTGCTAACTCATGAAATAATGGGCCTAAAAAACTTCTGATTTTACCGTAAAGTATTTTTCTTCTTCCTTTTGGCACAAAAACCAAATGGTACTTACAATCCCATTTAGAATGACTTAAGCTTTGATATGACATGTGTATTGTTTCCTTTTATGTGGGCCGCCAAGCCACTGGAAACTTTACACATGTCTTCTTTCTCCATAAAACTGAATCTAGAGGCCAAGCCTTGAGAGTCAAACTAGTGGCTTACCTGTCAACGAGTTAAGTGTTGGTTTCTATAGCTAGAAAATCATAAAGTGACATAGTCGATTCGCTCAATAAACAGGCTGTATCTGAGGGTAGAGGCATTCTATTTATGCCACATTATAGATTTCCAGCTATATTAGACCACTACACTAGCTCTTCAAAAACCGATTTATTGGGCTCCATAGGCAAAGTTCGCCTAACATTCAGGTTTGGTTGCAAAACAAACAGTTTTTTGCTAAAAATCGGTGAAGTGGTGACCAAAGACAGGATCATCTAATCATCGGCCCTCTTTCGACCTATCAAACAATACACCAGTCGTCGTATAATTAAGCT
Above is a window of Spartinivicinus poritis DNA encoding:
- the tnpA gene encoding IS200/IS605 family transposase, encoding MSYQSLSHSKWDCKYHLVFVPKGRRKILYGKIRSFLGPLFHELAGQKRCRILEGHMVQDHVHMLIAIPPKYAVSEIVGYLKGKSAIAVARQFSGRKRNFNGESLWARGYAISTVGFEEEQIRKYIRNQEQLDGKGTDEEGDF
- a CDS encoding transposase, producing MTKKKKTYTPEFKQGAIQLVVEQQMKLSEVAHRLGTSDKNIFRWVKEYKMNTSTPP